In the Artemia franciscana chromosome 1, ASM3288406v1, whole genome shotgun sequence genome, one interval contains:
- the LOC136036120 gene encoding craniofacial development protein 2-like, whose translation MTPKIVSGLLDYNAVSDRIVMAPLKGQSNNLTILFVYDPIRDALDHLKDKFYADLQLTMNKIPRKDILVIGGDFNARIGTRLNDFEWAIGNHGLGDWCINGVRLLMFAMLNNLSVANTWFKRKPCHTYTWRSRDGRTRTQIDYLLFSRRWKSMIKDSRAYRGADTGSKSGSDHLLLKSKVRFRLSSKKVSAPKCILDTAKLKLPEIKETFMLELTNRFTALQDNDR comes from the coding sequence ATGACACCCAAGATCGTATCGGGACTCCTTGACTATAATGCAGTGTCTGACAGAATTGTGATGGCCCCTTTAAAAGGTCAAAGTAATAACCTGACAATACTATTTGTATATGACCCTATTCGTGACGCCCTTGACCACTTGAAAGACAAATTCTATGCTGACCTCCAACTGACTATGAATAAAATCCCTCGTAAGGACATCCTCGTGATCGGTGGTGACTTCAATGCCAGGATTGGCACGAGACTAAACGATTTTGAATGGGCCATTGGCAACCACGGTTTGGGCGACTGGTGCATTAACGGAGTTAGACTTCTCATGTTTGCTATGCTGAATAATCTCAGTGTGGCTAATACATGGTTTAAACGCAAACCTTGCCACACTTACACTTGGAGATCCCGAGATGGTCGAACCCGCACCCAAATTGACTATTTGCTCTTTTCTCGTCGCTGGAAGTCAATGATTAAAGACTCGAGAGCATACAGAGGGGCGGACACAGGATCAAAAAGTGGATCCGACCATTTAttactaaaatcaaaagttagatTCAGACTCAGCTCCAAAAAAGTATCTGCACCAAAATGCATCCTAGACACAGCAAAACTCAAACTCCCTGAAATCAAAGAGACCTTTATGCTCGAACTTACAAACCGTTTCACGGCGTTGCAAGATAATGACCGATAA